In a single window of the Botrytis cinerea B05.10 chromosome 10, complete sequence genome:
- the Bcyju3 gene encoding Bcyju3, with protein MYTEIEGTHKIGSQSLYTKTWKPNAPPVAKLIFIHGFSDHVNRYYILFPTLASRGIEVHAFDQRGWGRSVTKPSEKGLTGPTSLVISDIVSFIKTQLPSPVPVFLMGHSMGGGEVVTLASDPQYAELMNSIRGFILESPFIAFPKGFEPSFLTVFFGRLAGKVLPHKQMVNRLPPENLTRDPEVIKSMNEDTLLHNTGTLEGLAGMLDRTAAMNQGKTKLNPGVKSLWLGHGTVDKGTSFEGSEKWFNEQTSLKDKEFKRYEGWFHQLHADLPDNREVFAKDVGDWILARCDGEEASKAAQSKL; from the exons ATGTACacagaaattgaaggaaCCCACAAGATTGGTTCTCAATCCCTCTATACCAAAACCTGGAAA CCTAATGCTCCTCCCGTAGCTAAACTGATTTTCATCCATGGCTTCTCCGACCACGTGAATCGTTACTATATCCTCTTTCCCACACTTGCCTCACGCGGAATCGAAGTACACGCTTTCGACCAAAGAGGCTGGGGTCGAAGCGTCACCAAGCCCTCCGAAAAAGGTCTTACGGGACCAACTTCTCTGGTCATCTCTGACATCGTTTCGTTCATTAAGACACAATTGCCTTCTCCTGTTCCTGTCTTTTTGATGGGTCATTCGATGGGTGGTGGTGAGGTTGTTACGCTGGCTAGTGATCCACAATATGCGGAATTGATGAATAGCATCCGAGGCTTTATTTTGGAGAGTCCTTTCATTGCGTTTCCAAAAGGCTTTGAACCTAGTTTTCTTACTGTGTTTTTCGGACGATTGGCGGGCAAAGTTTTACCACATAAACAAATGGTGAATAGACTTCCGCCCGAGAATCTGACCAGAGATCCCGAGGTTATAAAGTCGATGAATGAGGATACGTTATTGCATAATACGGGGACACTGGAGGGACTGGCGGGGATGTTGGACAGAACTGCTGCGATGAACCAGGGAAAGACCAAGTTAAATCCTGGGGTCAAAAGCTTGTGGTTAGGGCATGGGACAGTTGATAAAGGGACGAGTTTCGAGGGAAGTGAAAAGTGGTTTAATGAGCAGACAAGTTTGAAGGATAAGGAGTTCAAGAGATATGAGGGATGGTTCCATCAATTGCATGCAGATTTGCCTGATAATCGCGAGGTTTTCGCTAAGGACGTTGGGGATTGGATTTTGGCTAGATGTGATGGGGAGGAGGCTAGTAAAGCGGCTCAATCGAAGTTGTGA